One window of the Nocardia huaxiensis genome contains the following:
- a CDS encoding TerD family protein, translating to MGVSLSKGGNVSLTKQAPNLTAVAVGLGWDVRTTTGTDFDLDASAIATGADKKVVSDKHFVFFNNLSSPEGSIVHAGDNRTGEGEGDDEVINVDLANTPPTIESIFFPVSIYDAETRSQSFGQVRNAYIRVVDQANGAELARYDLSEDASTETAMVFGELYRNGAEWKFRAIGQGYASGLSGIARDYGVNV from the coding sequence ATGGGTGTCAGTTTGTCCAAGGGCGGCAATGTTTCGCTGACGAAGCAGGCTCCGAACCTCACGGCCGTGGCCGTCGGCCTGGGCTGGGATGTGCGGACCACCACCGGGACCGACTTCGACCTGGACGCGAGCGCGATCGCGACCGGCGCCGACAAGAAGGTCGTGTCGGACAAGCACTTCGTCTTCTTCAACAACCTGTCCTCCCCGGAAGGCAGCATCGTCCACGCCGGCGACAACCGCACCGGTGAGGGCGAGGGCGACGACGAGGTCATCAATGTCGACCTGGCCAACACGCCGCCGACCATCGAGTCCATCTTCTTCCCGGTCTCGATCTACGACGCCGAAACCCGCAGCCAGTCCTTCGGCCAGGTCCGCAACGCCTACATCCGCGTCGTCGACCAGGCCAACGGCGCCGAGCTCGCCCGCTACGACCTGTCCGAGGACGCCTCGACCGAGACCGCCATGGTCTTCGGCGAGCTGTACCGCAACGGCGCCGAGTGGAAGTTCCGGGCCATCGGCCAGGGCTACGCCTCCGGCCTGTCGGGCATTGCACGCGACTACGGCGTCAACGTCTAG
- a CDS encoding DUF475 domain-containing protein, producing the protein MRIFGLSIAVTVVSLIVAAAYGAQGSMGALKALALCAILGILEVSLSFDNAVINATVLQRMSEFWQKIFLTIGVLIAVFGMRLVFPLAIVWITAGLNPKEALDLALNPPTDGSPTYESLLTAAHPQIAAFGGAFLLLLFLNFILEEHEITWLSWLEKPLAKLGKLDMLAVVLTLVAIVLAAEFAASEEERSTVLLAGILGAVTYIVVDGLGSMFHTEEMVEEAEHAGPSELAKATGKAGFFLFLYLEVLDASFSFDGVIGAFAITSDPIIIALGLGLIGAMFVRSITVYLVRKGTLSEYVYLEHGAHWAIGALAVILLVSIGPHVPELVTGLIGVGFIGAAFIASILRNKREGGEESIELEKETTPVG; encoded by the coding sequence GTGCGAATATTCGGCCTCTCCATAGCTGTCACGGTCGTGTCTTTGATCGTGGCGGCCGCGTATGGCGCCCAAGGCTCCATGGGCGCACTGAAGGCGCTCGCACTGTGCGCCATTCTGGGCATCCTCGAGGTGTCGCTGTCCTTCGACAACGCCGTCATCAACGCCACCGTGCTGCAGCGGATGAGCGAGTTCTGGCAGAAGATCTTCCTCACCATCGGCGTGCTGATCGCCGTCTTCGGTATGCGCCTGGTCTTCCCGCTCGCCATCGTGTGGATCACCGCGGGGCTGAACCCCAAGGAAGCCCTCGACCTGGCGCTGAACCCGCCCACCGACGGCAGCCCCACCTACGAAAGCCTGCTCACCGCGGCACATCCGCAGATCGCGGCCTTCGGTGGCGCGTTCCTGCTGCTGCTGTTCCTGAACTTCATCCTCGAAGAGCACGAGATCACCTGGCTCAGCTGGCTGGAGAAGCCGCTGGCCAAGCTCGGCAAGCTGGACATGCTCGCGGTGGTGCTGACCCTGGTCGCCATCGTGCTGGCCGCCGAATTCGCCGCCTCCGAGGAGGAGCGCTCCACGGTGCTGCTGGCCGGCATCCTGGGCGCGGTCACCTACATCGTGGTCGACGGCCTCGGATCCATGTTCCACACCGAGGAAATGGTCGAGGAGGCCGAGCACGCCGGACCGTCGGAACTGGCCAAGGCCACCGGTAAGGCAGGCTTCTTCCTGTTCCTGTACCTGGAAGTCCTCGACGCGTCGTTCTCCTTCGACGGCGTCATCGGCGCGTTCGCCATCACCTCCGACCCGATCATCATCGCGCTGGGCCTGGGCCTGATCGGCGCCATGTTCGTCCGGTCCATCACGGTGTACCTGGTGCGCAAGGGCACGCTCTCGGAGTACGTGTACCTGGAGCACGGCGCGCACTGGGCCATCGGCGCGCTGGCGGTCATCCTGCTTGTCTCGATCGGCCCGCACGTGCCCGAACTGGTCACCGGTCTCATCGGCGTCGGCTTCATCGGCGCGGCCTTCATCGCCTCCATCCTGCGCAACAAGCGCGAGGGCGGCGAGGAGAGCATCGAACTCGAGAAGGAAACCACACCGGTCGGCTGA
- a CDS encoding TerD family protein → MTYQQPGGVNLGKVTLDKATPSVSLTKPGDRQGVMRVNLNWSQGVKRGLFRRSNAVDLDLGCLWELNDGRKGVIQALGNSFGNLQAPPYIQLDGDDRSGSSTGGENMHINLDQPDFFRRILIFAYIYEGVPNWASADGVVTLFPTAGPQVEVRLDSPVNDARSCAVALLENIGGGLQVRREVQYINGSQSAIDRAYNWGLNWTPGRK, encoded by the coding sequence ATGACCTATCAGCAGCCCGGCGGCGTGAATCTCGGCAAGGTGACCCTGGACAAGGCGACCCCGTCGGTCAGCCTCACCAAACCCGGTGACCGCCAAGGCGTCATGCGGGTGAACCTGAACTGGTCGCAGGGGGTCAAGCGCGGACTGTTCCGCCGCTCCAATGCCGTCGACCTGGACCTCGGCTGCCTGTGGGAGCTCAACGACGGCCGCAAGGGCGTCATCCAGGCCCTGGGCAACAGTTTCGGCAATCTGCAGGCCCCGCCCTACATCCAGCTCGACGGCGACGACCGCAGCGGCTCGTCCACCGGCGGCGAGAACATGCACATCAATCTGGATCAGCCGGACTTCTTCCGCCGCATCCTGATCTTCGCCTACATCTATGAGGGCGTACCGAACTGGGCCTCGGCCGACGGCGTGGTGACCCTGTTCCCCACCGCCGGACCCCAGGTCGAGGTCCGGCTGGACTCCCCCGTCAACGACGCCCGCTCGTGCGCGGTCGCCCTGCTGGAGAACATCGGCGGCGGACTCCAGGTGCGGCGAGAAGTGCAGTACATCAACGGAAGTCAGAGCGCCATCGACCGCGCCTACAACTGGGGCCTGAACTGGACCCCCGGTCGCAAGTAA
- a CDS encoding DUF389 domain-containing protein: MLHLRIMAPDKMTDDILGILDCDEAVSGLAVFRGVGVCPPGDMITAQVAREGANDIVQQLRAMRVHQEGSVELERVDTWLSRRAFDAEIRTPGSSSDAVVWAEVAQRAYDDTELNWTYLSFMTLATIIASIAIITDAPILVVGAMVLGPEFGPIAALGVALVRRRFTLLQLALRTLVVGFVVAIALTLVLAIIARGLGWITLEDIDGPRPGTAFIYTPDKWSFIVAVVAGAAGVLAITSAKALGLAGVFISVTTVPAAGNIALGVAFLDGSTVWGSVAQLFLNIAGMALAGWATLAIQQAVWSRVSVWRARHMIAPRRML; this comes from the coding sequence ATGCTGCACCTTCGGATCATGGCTCCGGACAAGATGACCGACGACATCCTCGGCATTCTCGATTGCGACGAGGCGGTGTCCGGGCTGGCGGTGTTCCGCGGGGTGGGGGTGTGCCCGCCCGGCGACATGATCACCGCGCAGGTCGCGCGGGAGGGCGCGAACGACATCGTGCAGCAGTTGCGTGCCATGCGGGTGCATCAGGAGGGCAGTGTCGAACTCGAGCGGGTCGATACCTGGTTGTCCCGCAGGGCTTTCGACGCGGAGATCCGCACGCCCGGCAGTAGTTCGGATGCCGTGGTGTGGGCCGAGGTCGCCCAGCGCGCCTACGACGACACCGAACTCAATTGGACCTACCTGAGTTTCATGACGCTGGCCACCATCATCGCCAGTATCGCCATCATCACCGACGCGCCGATTCTGGTGGTCGGCGCGATGGTGCTGGGGCCCGAGTTCGGCCCGATCGCCGCGCTGGGTGTGGCGCTGGTGCGACGGCGATTCACCCTGTTGCAGTTGGCGCTTCGCACCCTGGTGGTGGGTTTCGTGGTGGCGATCGCGCTGACGCTGGTGCTGGCGATCATCGCCCGCGGGCTGGGCTGGATCACCCTCGAGGACATCGACGGGCCGCGGCCGGGCACGGCCTTCATCTACACGCCCGACAAGTGGTCGTTCATTGTCGCGGTGGTCGCGGGAGCGGCGGGCGTGCTGGCCATCACCTCGGCGAAAGCCCTGGGCCTGGCCGGGGTTTTCATCTCGGTGACGACGGTGCCCGCCGCTGGCAATATCGCGCTGGGCGTGGCGTTCCTGGACGGTTCCACGGTGTGGGGCAGTGTCGCGCAGCTGTTCCTGAACATCGCCGGGATGGCTCTGGCGGGCTGGGCCACGCTCGCGATTCAGCAGGCGGTGTGGTCGCGGGTGTCGGTGTGGCGGGCGCGGCACATGATCGCGCCGCGCCGCATGCTGTGA
- a CDS encoding glycosyltransferase family 87 protein, protein MSNRPVSRESETGRRAGAAGWHATAAFWCVLVCALTLLLGYLNKARCAGGPFESSGRSLKFDVIKDSSVCYSDIQYLWLGRGIDEHVFPYVSGGITADGYLTGGAVEYPVLSGLFMWAGALGADNDAMFLFDTALLLAPFALLTAWMLGRMAGRAAFLWAAGPPLVLYAFHNWELPVVCTAVAAFYVMTALTRYSLRARGIAAAVLLGVGFCLKLYPGIFVLPLMIYVLLGEQDEYPSEERRFDVSGAVSVALAAIGTVVAINLPFAVAGYDGWRASITFQQLRQADITTNSIWYWGLRPMFDASEHGEQAFQDLVSTISPLLILVSFGLAVWLGCRRYLATGGFPWIGVSGAMLCGFLLFHKVHSPQYTLWLIPFLVLLRVRWPLIAVYLLADAAIGIGVFRYFYALGSGYPAEVEENIVLFGVWGRAALLVVFFFVFLWAEPRVRGFGAARREFVELYPFNALAGIARDTTSAPVPGR, encoded by the coding sequence ATGTCGAACCGACCCGTCTCCCGCGAGTCCGAAACCGGGCGTCGTGCGGGAGCAGCGGGTTGGCATGCGACGGCGGCGTTCTGGTGTGTGCTGGTGTGCGCGCTCACGCTGCTCCTCGGATATCTGAACAAGGCGCGGTGCGCGGGAGGCCCGTTCGAGAGTTCGGGGCGCAGCCTGAAGTTCGACGTCATCAAGGACTCGAGCGTCTGCTACTCGGATATCCAGTACCTGTGGCTCGGGCGGGGCATCGACGAGCATGTCTTTCCCTATGTGAGTGGCGGCATCACCGCCGACGGCTACCTGACCGGCGGTGCGGTCGAATACCCGGTGCTGAGCGGACTGTTCATGTGGGCGGGTGCGCTCGGCGCGGACAACGACGCCATGTTCCTGTTCGACACCGCACTGCTGCTGGCCCCGTTCGCGCTGCTGACGGCGTGGATGCTGGGCCGGATGGCGGGACGCGCGGCCTTCCTGTGGGCGGCGGGCCCGCCGCTGGTGCTGTACGCCTTCCACAATTGGGAACTGCCGGTGGTCTGCACGGCGGTGGCGGCGTTCTATGTGATGACCGCGCTGACCCGGTATTCGTTGCGCGCCAGGGGAATCGCGGCCGCGGTGCTGCTGGGTGTCGGCTTCTGCCTGAAGCTGTATCCGGGAATCTTCGTGCTTCCCTTGATGATCTACGTGCTCCTCGGTGAGCAGGACGAATATCCGAGCGAGGAACGGCGCTTCGACGTGAGCGGCGCGGTCTCGGTGGCCCTGGCCGCGATCGGCACCGTGGTGGCGATCAATCTGCCGTTCGCGGTCGCCGGCTACGACGGCTGGCGGGCGTCGATCACCTTCCAGCAGTTGCGGCAGGCCGACATCACCACCAACTCCATCTGGTACTGGGGACTGCGGCCCATGTTCGACGCCTCCGAGCATGGTGAGCAGGCGTTCCAGGATCTGGTGTCGACGATTTCGCCGCTGCTCATCCTGGTGTCGTTCGGGCTCGCGGTGTGGCTGGGGTGCAGGCGGTATCTGGCCACCGGCGGCTTTCCGTGGATCGGCGTGAGCGGCGCCATGCTGTGTGGATTCCTGTTGTTCCACAAGGTGCATTCGCCGCAGTACACGCTGTGGCTGATTCCGTTCCTGGTGCTGTTGCGGGTGCGCTGGCCGCTGATCGCGGTGTACCTGCTGGCCGACGCCGCCATCGGCATCGGGGTGTTCCGCTACTTCTACGCGCTCGGCTCCGGTTATCCGGCCGAGGTGGAGGAGAACATCGTGCTGTTCGGCGTGTGGGGCCGGGCCGCGCTGCTGGTGGTGTTCTTCTTCGTGTTCCTGTGGGCCGAGCCGCGGGTGCGCGGATTCGGCGCCGCACGTAGGGAATTCGTGGAGCTCTACCCTTTCAACGCGCTCGCCGGGATCGCCCGGGACACGACATCCGCGCCGGTGCCCGGCCGATAA
- the rpsF gene encoding 30S ribosomal protein S6, protein MRHYEVMVILDPSLDERTVGPNLNNMLGVVGSEGGKVDNVDIWGRRRLAYEINKQAEGIYAVVTLTAESATVSELDRQLGLNESVLRTKVLRLDKK, encoded by the coding sequence GTGCGTCATTATGAAGTGATGGTTATTCTCGATCCGAGCCTGGACGAGCGCACCGTCGGCCCGAACCTGAACAACATGCTTGGTGTTGTCGGGTCCGAGGGCGGCAAGGTCGACAACGTCGACATCTGGGGCCGCCGTCGTCTGGCTTACGAGATCAACAAGCAGGCCGAGGGCATCTACGCGGTGGTCACGCTGACCGCCGAGTCCGCGACCGTCAGCGAGCTCGATCGCCAGCTGGGTCTGAACGAGTCGGTGCTGCGCACCAAGGTGCTGCGCCTCGACAAGAAGTAA